The following are from one region of the Thermoanaerobaculia bacterium genome:
- a CDS encoding alkaline phosphatase family protein, producing MKRILIIGLAVVVLSVLGWLSVSRIPDGHVGVSGDRIFHPGLHVHAPWTNPRLFPSELQSIDRDLSILSKEGAQTRVHVLVEYRWDIDRLMEIPVLPDSVESVIVALPDSLNQARTAPEIPSTVHAALSGRLSALPIDGLLIEVSGSEEVPPGIRKAVHPTGTKILLIGLDGLDWVLLDRLAAEGKLPTFSSFKQGSAWCDLRSFEPVLSPLIWTSIASSRYPEDHGILDFVTKDPNTGTDVPITSSFRKTQTFWTILSALGLRVNVVGWWATFPAEKINGIMVSERLFYQLFGMEGGRDVEGNVYPGNLEGHYADMVRKAEDVDYDTVHRFIDISREEFDRAWEVGLKSEDRYSNRINHLRHILATTRSTFEIFSDVLKRGPWDLSAVYLEGTDTIGHRFGHYLDPKLSWTKTEDHLKFHRAMEEYYIYVDELVGRMLKELPDDTTVIITADHGFYTGKARPSIPPDDFALGAPRWHRMTGVFMIKGPGIRKEYFTDADIYDILPSIFTLLGFPCSDEFVGKPMSQIFTESIPAAAMIPTYETLPAPWKEHQGPVVPDEDRIKELAALGYLSPGQRMQGGEGSPEKPAEAESFTQLYNQAAAALERGDREVARSSYKKSVELNPGFGLGYFGLARMEAQDGRHLEAYHLLKKAFEVGKLLPDEALYHLVEEGALTGNLQDSFDFLLSLEAKYGREAGLYSALGMALLKGHREEDAADLFRQALAINPTEPVAVEELIAYHKRRGETDQVQRLLATILKRSEGSLESLEKISAVALRQGEPGTAEIAARKVLQSDPGNGEARANLAAALAMLGRYEESLEYFARALPVRPRDAMLRFNYGAALASLGRNREAIQQIESAEQMGLKNPSIYKALGMIRFRLGDKTGAKTALLQSLDLDPNQPDVREMVTELK from the coding sequence GTGAAGCGTATTCTCATCATTGGATTGGCTGTGGTTGTCCTTTCTGTCCTCGGGTGGCTTTCGGTTTCCAGGATTCCCGACGGTCATGTCGGGGTCAGCGGAGATCGAATTTTCCATCCCGGACTGCACGTTCATGCTCCGTGGACGAATCCCCGTCTCTTTCCCTCCGAACTTCAATCGATCGATCGGGATCTTTCAATACTCTCGAAGGAGGGAGCCCAGACCCGGGTCCACGTTCTTGTGGAATATCGATGGGACATTGACCGGCTGATGGAAATCCCAGTACTCCCCGATAGCGTGGAAAGCGTGATCGTGGCTCTTCCGGACTCTTTGAATCAGGCTCGAACGGCCCCGGAGATTCCCAGTACCGTGCATGCAGCCCTTTCCGGCCGTCTTTCAGCCCTGCCCATTGACGGGCTTCTGATTGAGGTGAGCGGAAGCGAGGAAGTTCCCCCGGGGATACGAAAAGCTGTCCATCCGACGGGAACAAAAATTCTCCTGATCGGACTGGATGGATTGGACTGGGTCCTTCTGGACCGACTGGCCGCAGAAGGAAAACTTCCGACATTTTCGTCGTTCAAGCAGGGAAGCGCCTGGTGTGATCTCCGTTCTTTTGAACCGGTTCTATCTCCTCTAATCTGGACATCCATCGCGTCTTCCCGATATCCGGAAGATCACGGAATTCTCGATTTTGTAACGAAGGACCCGAACACGGGGACTGATGTACCCATTACATCAAGCTTTCGGAAAACGCAGACCTTCTGGACTATCCTCAGCGCCCTTGGGCTGAGAGTAAATGTTGTCGGCTGGTGGGCTACGTTCCCTGCTGAAAAAATCAATGGGATTATGGTGTCAGAACGTCTCTTTTACCAGCTCTTCGGGATGGAGGGCGGCCGGGATGTAGAGGGGAATGTCTATCCCGGGAACCTGGAAGGTCATTACGCTGATATGGTCAGGAAAGCTGAAGACGTGGATTATGATACGGTGCATCGATTTATTGACATATCCAGAGAGGAATTTGACCGGGCATGGGAAGTCGGGTTGAAGTCTGAGGATCGATATTCCAACCGCATCAACCACCTTCGTCATATCCTGGCCACCACCCGGTCCACATTTGAGATTTTTTCCGATGTCCTGAAGCGCGGACCCTGGGATCTTTCCGCGGTGTACCTGGAAGGAACGGATACGATCGGACATCGGTTCGGGCACTATCTGGATCCGAAGCTTTCCTGGACAAAGACGGAAGATCACCTGAAATTCCATCGCGCCATGGAAGAATACTACATCTATGTTGATGAACTCGTCGGCCGTATGCTGAAAGAGTTACCGGACGATACAACGGTAATCATCACGGCGGACCATGGTTTTTACACGGGAAAGGCCAGACCGTCCATACCGCCGGATGATTTTGCCCTGGGGGCCCCCCGCTGGCACCGGATGACGGGGGTCTTTATGATAAAGGGGCCCGGAATTCGTAAGGAGTACTTCACCGATGCCGATATTTACGATATTCTTCCCTCGATCTTCACCCTGCTGGGATTTCCCTGTTCGGATGAGTTCGTGGGAAAACCGATGAGCCAGATCTTTACCGAAAGCATTCCTGCCGCCGCGATGATTCCGACCTATGAAACCCTGCCGGCCCCCTGGAAAGAGCACCAGGGGCCGGTAGTTCCCGACGAGGACCGCATTAAGGAACTTGCCGCCCTGGGTTATCTCTCTCCGGGGCAGAGAATGCAGGGGGGAGAGGGAAGTCCGGAAAAACCGGCCGAGGCTGAAAGTTTTACACAGCTCTATAATCAGGCCGCTGCGGCCCTGGAACGGGGTGATCGTGAAGTGGCCCGCAGTTCGTATAAAAAATCCGTTGAACTGAATCCCGGGTTCGGCCTCGGATACTTTGGACTCGCGAGAATGGAAGCCCAGGATGGGCGTCACCTGGAAGCCTACCACCTGTTGAAGAAGGCCTTTGAAGTGGGCAAGCTGCTGCCGGATGAAGCACTCTACCATCTAGTGGAGGAAGGAGCCCTGACCGGAAACCTGCAGGATTCCTTCGACTTTCTTCTTTCTCTTGAAGCCAAATACGGTAGGGAAGCCGGTCTGTATTCCGCACTGGGCATGGCTCTTCTCAAGGGGCATCGTGAAGAAGATGCCGCCGATTTGTTCCGGCAGGCACTGGCAATTAATCCTACAGAGCCCGTAGCCGTGGAAGAGCTGATTGCCTACCATAAGAGAAGAGGGGAGACGGACCAGGTGCAGCGTCTTCTGGCAACGATCCTGAAACGCAGTGAGGGTTCGCTGGAATCCCTGGAAAAGATCTCGGCTGTGGCTCTGCGCCAGGGGGAGCCGGGTACGGCGGAAATTGCGGCCCGGAAGGTCCTTCAGAGTGATCCCGGAAATGGAGAAGCCCGGGCAAACCTGGCCGCGGCTCTGGCCATGCTGGGGCGCTACGAAGAATCTCTGGAATACTTTGCCCGGGCTCTGCCTGTGCGGCCCCGGGATGCCATGCTCCGTTTTAACTACGGAGCCGCTCTGGCCTCTCTGGGACGAAACCGTGAAGCCATTCAGCAGATCGAGTCGGCGGAGCAAATGGGTTTGAAAAACCCTTCCATCTATAAAGCTCTCGGGATGATTCGATTTCGTCTGGGAGATAAAACAGGGGCGAAAACAGCTCTTCTTCAGTCTCTCGATCTGGATCCAAACCAGCCCGATGTCCGGGAGATGGTAACCGAGCTGAAGTAG
- a CDS encoding LUD domain-containing protein: protein MREALERVQAEVFSFADIPSIVNFLSSLPSPYLIAEELKSILPWTHTLRPPALHPQEARTGLSLARLGVKTTGTLLVPGTDTASLLPETSVILLPKERIVDALDDLVLYVAQHAREHLVAISGPSRTADIEKTLVLGAHGPERLIVLLLDQYP, encoded by the coding sequence ATGCGTGAAGCACTCGAACGTGTTCAGGCCGAGGTGTTTTCCTTTGCCGATATACCATCCATTGTAAATTTCCTTTCGTCCCTCCCCTCCCCCTACCTGATCGCGGAGGAATTGAAATCCATCCTGCCGTGGACGCACACCCTGCGGCCTCCGGCTCTCCATCCGCAGGAAGCTCGAACCGGCCTCTCCCTGGCCCGCCTGGGCGTAAAAACCACGGGGACTCTCCTGGTTCCCGGCACCGACACCGCCTCCCTCCTTCCGGAGACCAGCGTGATTCTCCTGCCGAAGGAGAGGATCGTGGATGCACTCGATGACCTTGTGCTCTATGTCGCTCAGCACGCCCGTGAGCATCTCGTGGCGATCAGCGGCCCTTCCCGGACTGCAGACATCGAAAAGACGCTTGTTCTCGGAGCACACGGGCCGGAACGTCTGATCGTCCTTCTCCTGGATCAGTACCCGTAA
- a CDS encoding lactate utilization protein B, with amino-acid sequence MNKTRHALERALCDPDLAGKVDRATGITLRKRETLIRDSYPDWESLRESASEIRSRSVALLPDLVRIFTASVEAGGGNITIVEDYDELCRVVEEILRPYRDRPIVKGKSMLTEETGLRDFLGMRGYEVVETDLGEFIIQLLDQSPSHITAPAIHLSRHDISRIFRERLGGPDTTDPQILTRFARTVLRKKFLKAQAGITGANFLVAESGTVVLLENEANIRLSSTLPDVVISIAGVEKLIERTTNLSPLLKLLPASATAQIQNCYTSFLPPDPRRHIVLLAGKRMSLREDPVGSEILKCIRCGACLNTCPVFRLVGGHGYGTVYSGPMGAILTPLLSPEHRSLPYMSSLCGACTDICPVHIPLHRLLLELRSRSRKDFLSSSLFTLFRAGANPRAYGMGTSIFRKLPNTIRRRLLGPWTRKRGTFPVSPESFREKWRRRKRERNHA; translated from the coding sequence ATGAATAAAACCAGACATGCACTGGAGAGGGCCCTTTGTGATCCTGACCTGGCAGGCAAGGTGGACCGGGCCACCGGCATCACCCTGAGAAAGCGGGAAACCCTCATCCGGGATTCCTACCCTGACTGGGAATCCCTCCGGGAGTCGGCATCGGAGATTCGATCCCGGAGTGTGGCGCTTCTGCCGGACCTGGTCAGGATCTTTACGGCGTCGGTCGAAGCAGGAGGGGGAAACATCACCATCGTAGAGGACTATGACGAGCTTTGCCGGGTGGTGGAGGAAATTCTTCGTCCCTATCGGGACCGTCCCATCGTAAAAGGAAAATCGATGCTCACCGAGGAGACCGGATTACGGGATTTTCTCGGAATGAGGGGGTACGAGGTCGTAGAAACCGACCTGGGCGAGTTCATCATTCAACTGCTGGACCAATCCCCTTCTCATATCACCGCTCCGGCTATCCATCTTTCACGGCATGACATTTCCCGGATCTTTCGGGAAAGGCTTGGAGGACCGGACACCACCGATCCGCAGATTCTGACCCGTTTTGCACGGACCGTACTCCGAAAAAAATTTTTGAAGGCACAGGCTGGAATTACGGGAGCAAATTTCCTGGTTGCTGAATCCGGGACGGTGGTCCTCCTGGAAAACGAGGCGAATATACGTCTTTCCTCCACTCTTCCCGATGTAGTGATCTCGATTGCCGGTGTGGAGAAGCTGATCGAACGGACAACCAACCTCTCCCCGCTTCTCAAGCTCCTCCCCGCTTCGGCAACGGCACAGATTCAGAATTGTTATACGTCTTTTCTTCCGCCCGATCCCAGAAGGCACATCGTGCTTCTGGCCGGGAAACGAATGTCACTTCGGGAAGATCCGGTGGGATCGGAGATTCTGAAGTGCATCCGATGCGGTGCCTGTCTCAACACCTGCCCGGTCTTTCGTCTGGTGGGAGGACATGGATATGGAACCGTCTATTCAGGCCCGATGGGGGCCATCCTCACTCCCCTTCTTTCACCGGAACATCGATCGCTACCCTATATGTCCAGCTTATGTGGTGCCTGTACCGACATCTGCCCCGTACACATCCCCCTTCACCGACTTCTTCTGGAATTACGTTCGAGATCCAGAAAGGATTTCCTCTCTTCTTCGCTCTTTACCCTCTTCCGTGCGGGTGCCAACCCCCGCGCCTATGGCATGGGAACGTCAATCTTTCGTAAGCTACCTAATACGATCCGGAGGCGACTGCTCGGCCCCTGGACGCGAAAACGGGGAACGTTTCCGGTATCCCCGGAGTCGTTCCGGGAAAAGTGGCGCAGGAGGAAAAGGGAGCGGAACCATGCGTGA
- a CDS encoding (Fe-S)-binding protein: MKRIALFIPCLIDLSMPDTGLHMADLLEHAGFTVVCPENQTCCGQPAFNTGFREEGLPYARHFLEIFEREAVDAIVSPSGSCTAMVKIHYGELSLTQCERESWNRLRDHIYEFCEFFSEFAPLEQFTFQGAEKILFHDPCHLLRELGVEEAPRRLLARVAGIDLFPSPPARCCGFGGTFSVKYPDLSVKMTDTRLDELLQNRDVDTLLTADPSCLIQIRGRARERGLSIQCEHIIDFLHRCWVHE, translated from the coding sequence ATGAAGCGGATTGCGCTCTTTATTCCATGTCTGATCGATCTCAGCATGCCGGATACCGGTCTTCACATGGCGGACCTGCTTGAACACGCAGGTTTTACGGTGGTATGCCCGGAAAATCAGACCTGCTGCGGACAGCCGGCCTTTAACACCGGATTCAGGGAAGAAGGTCTGCCCTACGCTCGCCATTTTCTCGAAATATTCGAACGTGAAGCGGTTGACGCCATCGTCTCCCCTTCCGGTTCGTGCACCGCCATGGTGAAAATTCACTACGGTGAACTTTCCCTTACGCAATGCGAACGAGAGAGCTGGAACCGCCTGAGAGATCACATCTATGAATTTTGCGAATTTTTCTCCGAATTTGCCCCCCTGGAGCAATTTACCTTTCAGGGAGCGGAAAAAATACTTTTCCACGACCCCTGTCATCTGCTCCGTGAACTAGGCGTAGAGGAAGCGCCCCGCAGACTCCTGGCCCGGGTGGCCGGGATCGATCTTTTTCCATCCCCCCCGGCTCGATGCTGCGGATTCGGAGGGACCTTTTCGGTGAAATATCCCGACCTGTCCGTAAAAATGACCGATACCCGGCTCGATGAATTGCTTCAGAATCGAGACGTGGATACACTTCTGACCGCGGATCCATCCTGCCTGATCCAGATTCGGGGCAGAGCCAGAGAACGGGGTCTGTCGATTCAGTGTGAGCATATTATCGACTTTCTCCATCGGTGCTGGGTCCATGAATAA
- a CDS encoding dTDP-4-dehydrorhamnose 3,5-epimerase family protein: MIQGVEIKKLAKHCDERGFLMEILRSDDPIFQNFSMTYVSMNYPGVIRAWHYHRLQDDHFCVLSGMCKVVLYDGREDSGTCGEINEFFMGEDNPILVKIPVGVLHGYKTSGVKPSFLLNFPTRLYNYKEPDEYRVPYDDPSIPYSWEIKIT; this comes from the coding sequence ATGATTCAAGGTGTCGAAATAAAGAAACTGGCCAAACATTGCGATGAACGCGGTTTCCTTATGGAAATCCTCCGTTCCGACGATCCGATCTTTCAAAACTTTTCCATGACCTATGTCTCCATGAACTATCCCGGTGTCATACGGGCATGGCACTACCATCGCCTGCAGGATGACCATTTTTGTGTTCTCTCCGGCATGTGTAAGGTCGTTCTCTACGATGGAAGAGAAGATTCAGGCACCTGTGGAGAAATTAATGAATTTTTCATGGGAGAAGATAACCCCATCCTGGTAAAGATTCCTGTCGGTGTCCTGCACGGGTATAAGACATCCGGAGTAAAGCCGTCCTTTCTTCTCAACTTTCCCACCCGTCTATACAACTATAAGGAACCGGATGAATACAGGGTTCCCTACGATGATCCTTCCATTCCCTATTCCTGGGAGATCAAGATAACCTGA
- a CDS encoding DUF4388 domain-containing protein yields the protein MAEQYLYTGSLQTMPVPEALATIERYRVPGVVSVLQGEIEKKIFIKNGMIHFATSNVEDDRLGEYLLYRGIITQDQYDESVRQLKAGKGRQGNILVSMGAITPKDLYVRIREQVRDIVFSVFAWKEGTLNFYVGLYKDEELIKLNISIRKAILEGIKTVKDARFLISRLGMKTTLFAKVNHPEDEKSLDLSPKELELLGLIDGKRPLVTLVTKGPMEPEENAKVLYAFLCLRMIERVKEKGIIKIQVKS from the coding sequence GTGGCGGAACAATACCTGTATACCGGCTCTCTTCAGACAATGCCCGTTCCCGAGGCTCTGGCCACGATTGAGCGCTACAGGGTCCCCGGTGTCGTTTCCGTGTTGCAGGGTGAAATCGAAAAGAAAATCTTCATCAAAAATGGAATGATTCATTTCGCCACCTCCAATGTCGAGGACGACCGGCTTGGCGAGTATCTACTCTATCGGGGAATTATTACGCAGGATCAATACGACGAATCGGTACGGCAGCTCAAGGCGGGAAAGGGGCGTCAGGGAAACATTCTGGTTTCCATGGGTGCCATCACGCCAAAGGATCTCTATGTCCGCATACGGGAACAGGTTCGTGATATCGTGTTCAGCGTATTTGCCTGGAAAGAGGGAACACTGAACTTTTATGTCGGGCTGTACAAGGATGAAGAGCTCATCAAACTGAATATCTCCATACGGAAGGCGATCCTTGAGGGGATTAAAACGGTAAAAGATGCCCGTTTTCTGATCTCCCGCCTGGGTATGAAAACCACCCTCTTTGCGAAAGTGAACCATCCAGAGGACGAAAAATCCCTGGATCTTTCCCCTAAGGAACTGGAACTCCTGGGACTTATTGATGGAAAAAGGCCTCTGGTGACTCTTGTCACCAAGGGTCCCATGGAGCCGGAAGAAAACGCCAAGGTTCTCTATGCCTTTCTTTGCCTCAGGATGATTGAAAGGGTAAAGGAAAAGGGCATCATTAAAATCCAGGTTAAATCCTGA
- a CDS encoding zinc ribbon domain-containing protein: MPLYEFRCTACQAEIEVLLSISDPYPDTCERCGGTLVKKINAPAIQFKGSGWYITDYARKSSTPAGKSSSESTEAKSDPKSADPPKSTSDS; this comes from the coding sequence ATGCCCCTCTATGAATTTCGATGTACGGCCTGTCAGGCGGAAATTGAAGTGCTGCTGAGTATCAGCGATCCCTATCCCGATACCTGCGAACGTTGTGGCGGAACACTGGTGAAAAAGATCAATGCGCCTGCTATCCAGTTCAAGGGTAGCGGCTGGTATATCACGGATTATGCTCGAAAATCATCTACTCCTGCCGGAAAATCAAGTTCCGAATCGACTGAAGCAAAGAGTGATCCAAAAAGCGCGGATCCTCCGAAAAGTACTTCAGATTCGTAA
- a CDS encoding UTP--glucose-1-phosphate uridylyltransferase, with translation MKRHTVHKAVFPVAGWGTRWLPTTKTIPKELLPVGDLPLIHHVVEEAVSSGMEELLFVISKGKETIPDYFREDADLTAFLQSRGRMEIMDSWLALCRKLQVGQVIQKEARGLGDAVYQARNFSESSPFAVLLPDDLVFSQTPCMAQMAAIHNEFGGAVLALERVPIDQISRYGVIDGEEVKPGIFRVRSMVEKPKPEDAPSDLAVIGRYILPPEIFPALEDLPPGAGGEIQLTDAIARLISDTGVVGVIFEGTRYDAGYPLGWLFTNLKYFSEDPRFLDHSLLQSIRNLIFRQE, from the coding sequence GTGAAAAGACATACGGTCCATAAAGCGGTTTTTCCCGTCGCGGGTTGGGGAACTCGCTGGCTTCCGACAACGAAAACTATCCCAAAGGAACTTCTTCCGGTAGGTGACCTTCCCCTGATTCACCATGTCGTAGAGGAAGCGGTTTCCAGCGGGATGGAGGAACTCCTCTTTGTGATTTCGAAAGGAAAGGAAACAATCCCGGACTATTTCCGGGAGGATGCCGATCTGACAGCTTTTCTGCAGTCTCGTGGACGGATGGAAATTATGGATTCATGGCTGGCGCTCTGCAGAAAGCTGCAGGTGGGTCAGGTCATTCAAAAGGAAGCCCGGGGCCTGGGAGATGCCGTCTATCAGGCACGGAACTTTTCCGAATCTTCCCCCTTTGCCGTCCTCCTTCCCGATGACCTGGTCTTTTCCCAAACTCCCTGCATGGCTCAGATGGCTGCCATTCACAACGAATTTGGCGGAGCTGTCCTTGCATTGGAGCGCGTACCCATCGATCAGATTTCCCGCTACGGGGTAATCGATGGGGAAGAGGTGAAGCCGGGCATCTTTCGTGTCCGCTCCATGGTGGAAAAACCAAAACCCGAAGATGCGCCTTCGGATCTTGCCGTTATTGGACGATACATCCTTCCCCCGGAGATTTTTCCCGCCCTGGAAGATTTGCCGCCTGGCGCTGGAGGAGAGATTCAGCTGACCGACGCCATTGCAAGGTTAATTTCAGATACAGGAGTTGTGGGTGTGATCTTCGAGGGTACCAGATACGACGCCGGGTATCCCCTGGGATGGCTCTTTACGAATCTGAAGTACTTTTCGGAGGATCCGCGCTTTTTGGATCACTCTTTGCTTCAGTCGATTCGGAACTTGATTTTCCGGCAGGAGTAG
- a CDS encoding DUF192 domain-containing protein, whose translation MIFDSGLAVLMIWTALSIPAQGEPSGPHVILPSGHILTVELAITDEERSYGLMFRESLAPDTGMLFLFNHCEPHSFWMKNCFFPLDLLWLDRDGTILAIEENLLPCRHEPCELYEPQVPACMVLEIDGGKAQDWKLKPGNKITIKGVPREKTYGP comes from the coding sequence ATGATATTCGATAGTGGACTGGCTGTACTGATGATCTGGACGGCCCTCTCCATCCCGGCACAGGGAGAACCGTCCGGTCCTCATGTCATTCTACCCTCCGGCCATATTCTGACTGTGGAACTCGCAATCACGGATGAAGAACGATCCTACGGTTTAATGTTCAGGGAATCCCTGGCCCCCGACACCGGAATGCTATTCCTCTTCAACCATTGTGAACCCCATTCCTTCTGGATGAAGAATTGTTTCTTTCCTCTCGATCTTCTCTGGCTGGACAGGGATGGAACCATTCTGGCCATAGAGGAAAACCTGCTTCCCTGTCGTCATGAGCCCTGTGAGCTGTACGAGCCGCAGGTTCCTGCCTGCATGGTGCTGGAAATCGACGGGGGAAAGGCACAGGATTGGAAGCTGAAACCGGGCAATAAAATTACAATCAAAGGAGTCCCCCGTGAAAAGACATACGGTCCATAA